The Algihabitans albus genome window below encodes:
- a CDS encoding di-heme oxidoreductase family protein, with amino-acid sequence MKPLAFVALFSAIAFGAVAVFAAPGERSLDHRDDLTAEERERVAGVLALPEDFTRAEAFERWPGGGGTSRKLINRDAFSHPLETLDFEQEQLFRVGNGIFRKLWVSSPASTEASDGLGPLFNARSCQRCHLKDGRGHPPREGETAISMFLRLSIPPQDEAQRHLIETGQAGVIPDPVYGGQLQNFAVPGHLAEGQMTITYEELPVELNGGEAVSLRKPVYGIADLGYGPTHPELMVSPRVANQVIGLGLLEAIHEGDILAQSDPDDADGDGISGRPNWVRDDVTGELVLGRFGWKAGNPNVRQQSAHAFAGDIGISTNLTPYHAGECTEAQTACHAAPTGVQAALGDVEAPDTVLDLVTFYAETLAPPARRDLEEPEVLRGKSLFHASGCAACHTPKYVTRRDAPIEGTSFQLIWPYSDLLLHDMGEGLADGRPEWRASGREWRTAPLWGIGLTETVNGHTFFLHDGRARNLLEAILWHGGEAQAARDAVVAMTPEERDDLLAFIGSL; translated from the coding sequence GTGAAGCCGCTCGCCTTCGTCGCTCTCTTCTCGGCCATCGCGTTCGGGGCCGTTGCCGTGTTTGCGGCGCCGGGCGAGCGGTCCCTCGATCATCGTGACGACCTGACCGCCGAGGAGCGGGAGCGGGTCGCGGGCGTGTTGGCTTTGCCCGAGGACTTCACCAGGGCCGAAGCTTTCGAGCGTTGGCCCGGCGGTGGCGGCACGTCGCGCAAGCTGATCAATCGCGATGCTTTCTCTCATCCGCTGGAGACGCTCGACTTCGAGCAGGAACAGCTCTTCCGGGTCGGCAACGGCATCTTCCGGAAGCTTTGGGTCAGCTCGCCCGCCTCGACTGAGGCCTCGGACGGTCTGGGGCCGCTGTTCAATGCCCGCTCCTGTCAGCGCTGCCACCTGAAGGACGGGCGCGGGCATCCTCCGCGGGAAGGGGAGACGGCGATCTCCATGTTCCTGCGTCTCTCCATCCCGCCGCAGGACGAGGCGCAACGGCACCTTATCGAGACGGGACAGGCCGGCGTCATTCCCGATCCGGTTTATGGCGGCCAGTTACAAAACTTCGCCGTGCCGGGGCATCTCGCGGAAGGCCAGATGACCATCACCTACGAGGAGCTGCCGGTCGAGCTCAACGGCGGTGAGGCCGTGAGCCTGCGCAAGCCGGTCTACGGCATCGCCGATCTCGGTTACGGGCCGACCCATCCCGAGCTGATGGTGAGCCCGCGGGTGGCCAACCAGGTGATTGGCCTCGGTCTGCTGGAAGCCATCCACGAAGGCGATATCCTGGCCCAATCGGACCCGGACGACGCCGATGGCGACGGCATCTCCGGACGGCCGAACTGGGTGCGCGACGATGTAACCGGCGAACTGGTTCTGGGGCGGTTCGGTTGGAAGGCGGGCAATCCCAACGTGCGGCAACAGTCGGCGCACGCTTTCGCCGGAGACATCGGCATCTCGACGAACCTCACGCCTTACCACGCGGGAGAATGCACCGAGGCGCAGACGGCCTGCCATGCGGCGCCGACGGGCGTCCAGGCCGCGCTCGGCGACGTGGAGGCGCCCGACACCGTGCTCGATCTCGTCACCTTCTATGCCGAAACTCTGGCGCCCCCGGCGCGCCGGGACCTGGAGGAGCCGGAGGTGCTGCGCGGCAAGTCTCTGTTCCATGCAAGCGGCTGCGCCGCCTGCCACACGCCGAAATATGTTACCCGCCGCGATGCGCCGATCGAGGGGACGAGTTTCCAATTGATCTGGCCCTATAGCGATCTTCTGCTCCACGACATGGGCGAGGGGCTGGCGGACGGCCGGCCCGAGTGGCGGGCGAGCGGGCGCGAGTGGCGCACCGCGCCGCTGTGGGGAATCGGGCTGACCGAGACGGTGAACGGCCACACCTTCTTTTTGCACGACGGCAGGGCGCGCAACCTGCTCGAGGCCATTCTCTGGCACGGCGGCGAGGCCCAGGCGGCCCGCGACGCCGTGGTGGCCATGACGCCGGAGGAGCGCGACGACCTCCTGGCCTTTATCGGATCGCTCTAG